The Coregonus clupeaformis isolate EN_2021a chromosome 13, ASM2061545v1, whole genome shotgun sequence genome includes a region encoding these proteins:
- the LOC121579343 gene encoding E3 ubiquitin-protein ligase rififylin, whose translation MCTSCCSWFCLEPTATVEENVSSWRQAYTNLGYNQSLTSPEHLCKACGGHFDTIARKHVCVDCKKNFCGHCSVQLEPPCPRLCHTCQRFHGTLFDRAQLMRLKVRELRDYLHLHEVPTQTCREKEELVELVLGQQTPSTSTSSEMVSSQPGAHNNVPSPGTPSPPQTQGPISPDTLSPEQPEQSAPEAEPESEQISDEEEEEDDEEEEDEGEESSDNEETLIPGRRASLSDLSCVEDIEGLSVRQLKEILARNFVNYKGCCEKWELMERVTRLYNDQKDLQNLVSDTRSKEDPAAPKSQEENLCRICMDSPIDCVLLECGHMVTCSKCGKRMSECPICRQYVVRAVHVFRS comes from the exons ATGTGCACATCCTGTTGTAGCTGGTTTTGTTTGGAACCTACCGCCACAGTGGAAGAAAACGTCAGCTCATGGCGCCAGGCCTACACAAACTTGGGCTACAACCAATCCCTAACCTCTCCTGAACATTTGTGCAAGGCCTGCGGAGGCCATTTTGACACCATTGCTAGGAAG caTGTCTGTGTGGACTGCAAGAAGAACTTCTGCGGCCACTGCTCGGTGCAGCTGGAGCCGCCATGCCCGCGCCTCTGCCACACATGTCAGCGCTTTCACGGAACCCTATTCGACCGCGCCCAGTTGATGCGACTCAAG GTGCGGGAGCTGCGCGACTACCTCCACCTGCATGAGGTGCCCACCCAGACGTGCCGGGAAAAGGAGGAGCTGGTTGAGCTGGTCCTGGGCCAGCAGACCCCGAGCACCAGCACCAGCAGTGAGATGGTGTCCTCCCAGCCCGGGGCTCACAACAACGTCCCTTCCCCAGGCACACCGTCCCCTCCCCAGACACAGGGCCCTATCAGCCCTGACACATTGAGCCCAGAGCAGCCAGAACAATCAGCCCCCGAGGCAGAGCCAGAGTCAGAGCAGATCTCTgatgaggaagaagaagaggatgatgaagaagaggaggacgaGGGTGAAGAG TCATCGGACAACGAGGAGACCCTGATCCCTGGCCGCAGGGCCTCTCTGTCTGACCTGAGCTGCGTTGAGGACATCGAGGGTCTGAGCGTGCGCCAGCTCAAGGAGATCTTGGCCCGTAACTTTGTCAACTATAAGGGCTGCTGCGAGAAGTGGGAGCTGATGGAGAGGGTCACCCGCCTCTACAATGACCAGAAGGACCTCCAGAACCTAG TTTCAGATACAAGAAGTAAAGAAG ACCCAGCGGCTCCCAAGAGCCAGGAGGAGAACCTCTGTCGGATCTGCATGGACTCTCCCATTGACTGTGTTCTGCTGGAGTGCGGCCACATGGTCACCTGCAGCAAGTGCGGCAAGCGCATGAGCGAGTGCCCCATCTGCAGGCAGTACGTGGTACGGGCGGTGCATGTCTTCAGGTCCTGA
- the LOC121579344 gene encoding inactive peptidyl-prolyl cis-trans isomerase FKBP6 produces MSANGLSTRIQQFLDPHERLRAGTQSPFHLLGQQMQDLLGDGGVLKEVVQPGQGPPVPRDSSVSINFSGFLEYSDRPFETTSNLKYPRMMKLGRDVTLCGLELGILTMRKGEFSRFLFLPVYAYGEMGCPPLIPPVATVLYEVQVLDFLDSAQVDEFFAMSSEEQNTVPLSKLFNVVDTERSFGNRCFNQSRFEDAKDRYKQALTLLGNREAEDKEKKRSIAAVQLPIYLNLSLTQLRLDRPLKALKYGHKALEIDPTNTKALFRCGQAYLELFDYEKAQDYLTMAQANKPFDIDINNLLRKLAIRYKDYLDKEKELCSKMCADFVKK; encoded by the exons ATGTCAGCAAACGGACTGTCGACCAGAATTCAGCAGTTTTTGGATCCCCACGAGCGGCTAAGGGCAGGTACTCAG AGCCCTTTCCACCTCCTGGGCCAGCAGATGCAGGACCTCTTGGGCGATGGAGGGGTCCTGAAGGAAGTGGTCCAACCTGGACAAGGCCCACCAGTGCCAAGAGATTCATCTGTGTCAA TTAATTTCTCAGGATTTCTGGAGTACTCTGACCGACCATTTGAGACCACCAGCAACCTGAAGTACCCTCGAATGATGAAGCTTGGAAGAG ACGTGACTCTGTGTGGCCTGGAGCTGGGTATTCTGACCATGAGGAAGGGAGagttctctcgctttctcttccTGCCTGTGTATGCATATGGAGAGATGGGCTGCCCTCCACTCATCCCTCCTGTAGCCACTGTGCTCTACGAGGTGCAGGTCCTCGACTTCCTCGACTCAGCCCAAGTGGATGAGTTCTTCGCAATGAGTTCG gagGAGCAGAACACTGTTCCTCTGTCCAAGCTCTTCAATGTGGTCGACACAGAGCGCAGCTTTGGCAACCGCTGCTTCAACCAGAGTCGCTTCGAGGACGCCAAAGATCGCTACAAGCAG GCGTTGACTCTGCTGGGGAATCGGGAGGCGGAGGacaaggagaagaagaggagcaTTGCGGCGGTGCAGCTGCCCATCTAcctcaacctgtccctgacccagCTCCGCCTGGACAGGCCTCTGAAAGCCCTGAAGTACGGCCACAAGGCCCTGGAGATAGACCCCACCAACACCAAGGCCCTCTTCCGCTgtggtcag GCCTATTTGGAGTTGTTTGACTATGAGAAAGCCCAGGATTACCTCACAATGGCTCAGGCCAACAAACCATTCGACATCGACATCAATAATCTCCTGAGGAAGCTTGCCAT ACGCTACAAGGACTATTTGGACAAAGAGAAAGAGCTGTGCTCCAAGATGTGTGCAGACTTTGTGAAGAAGTGA